The proteins below come from a single bacterium genomic window:
- a CDS encoding site-specific DNA-methyltransferase: MSANRLVLGDNLVLMKQLESESIDLIYFDPPFYSGKHYNSDGKRAFSDVWKNGLEEYLKWLNSRLIEAKRLLKPSGSLYVHLDWHAVHYVKVEMDKIFGYDNFVNEIIWSYRTGGVTKRYFGRKHDTILLYQVSDKRKFNVIPEKSVQSHHYGYKNVPYYIDEETGKQYRYAQPRDVWELTLGTGTNERNGYPTQKPEGLLEKIILASSDEGDLVADFCCGSGTTPAVAQRLNRRFLACDHSPQALQITQNRLKTHGAEMSIETI; encoded by the coding sequence ATGAGCGCCAACCGCCTTGTTCTCGGGGATAATCTCGTCCTCATGAAGCAACTCGAGTCCGAAAGCATCGACCTCATCTATTTTGACCCCCCATTCTATAGCGGCAAACACTACAATTCAGACGGAAAGCGAGCCTTTAGCGACGTATGGAAGAATGGCTTGGAAGAGTATCTAAAGTGGCTCAATAGCCGCCTCATTGAAGCCAAACGCCTCTTGAAACCCAGCGGCAGCCTCTATGTCCACCTTGATTGGCATGCGGTTCATTATGTGAAGGTCGAGATGGACAAAATTTTTGGCTATGACAACTTTGTGAATGAGATAATCTGGTCTTATCGCACGGGCGGCGTGACCAAACGCTACTTTGGACGAAAGCACGACACGATCCTTCTATACCAAGTATCAGACAAGCGCAAGTTCAATGTCATCCCTGAGAAATCTGTCCAATCCCACCACTACGGTTATAAAAACGTGCCCTACTACATTGATGAAGAGACCGGTAAGCAATATAGATACGCCCAACCCAGAGATGTTTGGGAACTCACATTGGGCACCGGCACCAACGAACGAAACGGTTACCCCACTCAAAAACCCGAAGGCTTGTTAGAAAAGATAATTCTCGCAAGCTCCGACGAAGGCGACTTAGTGGCTGATTTCTGCTGCGGAAGCGGCACCACCCCTGCTGTAGCCCAACGCCTAAACCGTCGATTCTTAGCCTGTGATCACTCCCCCCAAGCACTCCAAATAACCCAAAACCGCCTAAAAACCCACGGCGCTGAGATGTCTATCGAGACGATTTAA